The Petroclostridium xylanilyticum DNA segment TTACCAGGCATTGGGCAAAGGATGCTTTAAATACTGCTATTTCTTACCGCTGGTTTGAATACAATGACCAGTTCAATCCAGATGGTGAAGTTACCAGGCTTGAAATGCTTAATTTCATTAATACTATGTTTAAGTGGGCAACTAAATAAGAAATATCCTGCCTTACAGCTTGCCCTCTATTGGACGAAAAGCAACCTGGTAAGGCAATCATATTAAAAAGGGTACAAATCGCTTATAAAGGCAAATATAGCTGGTATAAGCGATTTGTGCTATAATTGAAATTAAGATTTCAAAGAAAGGGGGAATTTCCATGCTTGAAGGCTTGCTTTATGCTTATTCTGAACGGTTTCATGAGAATTTCCCCATGATGATTATCAAGGATATGGATGAAGATGAAATTATCAGGACAATCCAAAGTTGCTTGCAGGAAAACAAGCCTTTATATGTGGACTGTCCTGATGGTGTGGATTATTGAAAGTTAATTTTCAAAGGAACGGTGAAATAATATGTCACAACCAAGACCAAGCTTCATAGATTCCCCTTACTTTATCATGGAATATGACAACTGGCATTTGACAGATGATGCACCTGAAGAACTTAAAAAAGAATTTGAAGAATATATGAAAAGTGACTATTCAAGAAAGCGGGGTGAACCCATGCCCAAAATAATTGCTAAAGGTAAATACCTGGGGGTTGAAAGACAGGTTGAATGTACCTTAAAAAATGGCATCCCAATTATTGAAGTTGATGGTGAATATGATGAAACAATTCAAAATAAATTTAATCAGCTTCTTAAAAAAGCACCTGCAATGGGTGGAACATATTACCCGCCTGAAAATAGTTTGTTAGCAGCTTACAGTGTTCTTGAATCGGTTTTCTTTGATGATGGTTCAATTCCAACAATTGAAGCTATTGGGGATATTGGTAAAATACCAACTTATGATATAGAAGGTATTGTTTATTAAAGCACCCGCTGATTTTATGGCAGGTGCTTCTTTATTTGGCTTCTGAAGGGCTTTTTTACCCTGGGCAATATAAATACCTTACCTTAATGTTTTGGGCTTAATATGGGCAAGCTGGAAGGGCATAGCATATAAAAAAAAAGCACCTGGATTAAATTCCAAGTGCTTTTTTTTTTATTTTTATTATTCTTCAGGTGAATCAGGTGTATATTCCAATAAGTCAGAAAGCTTACAGTTAAAAACCTTGCAAAGTGTTATAAGGGTTTTTAGGCTGGTAGCTTCAATTTCAGCATCAGTTCCCTTATAAAGCCTGTTGATTGCATTTCTGCTTAATCCTGAACGGTTTATCAGTTCCTGAATATCATCTATCTTGTGTTTTGCCATTAAAATTCTAATATTGCAGGTAATCAATTTTATCACATCCTTTCATAAAGATTTTACCATGAAAAGGCAAATAATATCAATAGAGAATTAAAAATTAACCTTAAAAAGTCAAAAAATATCTTTACAAATACTTTGAAGGGTGATAAAATAACCTTGCAAGGTTAAATAATAACTTTGAAAGGGTGATTTGGTGTTTAAGTACAAAGTTACTTCACCAGGTGGAAGGGAATTCACCTGTATTGCCAAAAATTCCACAGATGCAAAAAGGCAAGCTTGTAAATTTTGGGGTATTCGTGCCAATGATTATTGGTGTGGTGTGTCAGCATTAAAAGCAAAAAAGGAAAGGGTGTGATTACCATAGACCATGTACTTGATGCAATTAAACCGCATTATGAAGCTTTGTTGGATTGCTTCTTAGAAGAACAGAGAACAGGGAAATATAAAAGGTTTTCCGACAACCCTTATTATGATGAAGTCAAAGCCTTAATTGATGCTATGAACGTTTTAAGGAAGTACCTTGGTTGGGAAACCATCAAGCTGAAGGATGAAGTTGAATTTTACGTATAAGATGAATGGGGGAATGTAAAATGTTTGTCATTTTTAATCATGAGAAGTTAGAACAAAGAATCAATGCCATGTATGGCAGTAAGGAAGCCTTTGGGAAGCTTATGGGCATGACCAAGCAAAGAATCAATTCCAGGTTAAAAAGTGCAACAGACTTCACACAATCAGAGATAGAAAAGGCTGCTGAACTGTTGAACATCCAACCTGAAGAAATACCTGTATACTTCTTTGATGTTGAATATGAAGGTGCTTAAAGTATGAAAGGGTGTTCTTGAACGGAACATCCCTTTTGTTATAATGAAATTGAAAGTTAATTTTCAAAAGAATAGGGGTTAAGCTTATGGAAATAAAAATTGATGAAAAGCAGATTGCAGATGCAATTATTAACGATTTGAAAAGACATAATCTAATCGGTGAAAAACAAGATGTCACTGTCATATATAATGCTGAATCATATGATGTTCTTTATACAGTCAGTGAAGTTGCTGAACTTATAAAGACAAATACAAAGTATGTTTATGATATTATCAAGGCTGGGTTGCTTCCAGGATTAAAACTTGGTTCAATGAAGGTTACACGTTCAGCATTACTTGAATTCCTTAATAAGTATCAAGGGTATGACCTGACTGACCCATTTAATATAAAGCCGATAGAGCAATTCAATGATGAAAAATAGTTGGGTGGCAATTCCACCCTGTTTCCACCCAAAATGGCGGTAAAATAATTTTACAATAAAATACACATAGTAAAGAGTAGTAAAACAGTTTCCGAAAAATGCAGATATTACAAGGGTTTTCAGTTACATAGGATAACATGAAAATATGATAAATAATGAAAAATAAAAGTGATTTGATTAGTTTCCAGTTACGTATCACGTTGAGTGCATAGTTCTGATAAAACGTGTCGAAAGCCGCATGAAATAAGGCTTTCAGCCGTTTTGAGGAAGGGGCTTTTGTGAGGCAAAAACGATGATAATTAATAATAAAACCCGGTTATTTTTAAAATGATCGGGGTTTTATTTTATAAGATAAACGACAGAAAAGTATTAATTGCCTCACTGGGTTTTCTTTGATAAATATGGGGGTATAGCTCGTCAGGGAAAGCGCAAATGATATTCTGAAAAATTAGTCAAATAAAGTCTTTCAACATGTTTTCCAGAATTTATGATATAATTATGTCTATAATGGGATGTTGGCAGTATTTCAAAAGTATAAAGAGATTAATTTGTGGCTAGTCATTATTTGGAGAAAAATATGGAAGAGACTGAAAAAGTAATTGAAAAAATAAAAGATCTTGTAAATCAGAAAGGATATGTCTACGCACTATGCATGATTATTCTTGAAGATTTTCATATCAATCCTGAAAAACTGCATGAAATAGATACTAGGGGTCGGCTCAGTGTAAAAGAAGCTTCTCTTTTACTTGGCTTCTTAATTCAAGATGAAATTGATTTTTCAATACCCGAAACTCCACAAGATTTAATTAACCTCAAACAAAAAACTTACAAATTAATGGAAGAATTGCATGAGTCTTTTATGGCACCATTTATTGAGAAACTAGAAAACAGTATCAAAAAAGAAAATAAAATAGATGATTTTAGAGTTGATCAGAAAAATTTTTTTGGTACAGGAGACATGCTTATAGAACCTATCTTTTACTCTGGTACAGGTGTTTATGATTTCCAATATATGGAGTTTTTCGAGAGAAAATATAAATACGATATAGAATGGCTTGCTTGCAAAAAAGAATTCGACATTAATCAAGCACAACATATTGTATTTAAAATTAAGAGTATTCTCCAAGAAAAATCTCAAAAAGTTCATTTGTATGACTTAAAAGAAAGAATGCCTGCAATGTTTAAAAGTATAAAAGAAAAGAACTCTCAAAGAGGATTTATAAAGCATATCAAAGATATTTTACCTATGATGGAATTGTATCAATATGTAGAACTATTTTTTGAATATGCAAAAGTAGAAGAAGGTTTAAGTATTGATAAAATAAGAAAATATGGCTGGAAATCCTTTTATAAAAGCTTAATAGAATTATTTATAGTCAAAAAATCAGATTTTGATAGCAGTATTAACGTTGAGTCATTTTTTAACTATTTTTCTATAACTCCCCAAAAAGGTTCAAATTCACAATTTAAAACTATTGGGAATTATAATCTTATCAATTCACACCCAATAATTAAGCTAGATGATGATAGATATTTTATACCAATCACTTTTTTGCTATTTGAAGCAGTATATGAAAGCCCTTTTTATTGGATGATGGGTGATAAAGAATACAGAGATCAAGCAGGAAAAAATAGAGGTACTTTTGGAGAAGAAATTACATACGACTTTTTATCAAAAGTCTTTGGGACAAGTAGAACTTTTAAGTCTGTTAAAGTCATAACTAAAAAAGGGCAAACGTATACAGATATTGATGTTCTTTGTATCCTTGGAAGCAAGGCATTATGTGTTCAAGTTAAATCAAAGAAACTAACCGAACTCTCCAGAACAGGTGATGATAAGGCGTTAAACAATGATTTCAAGGGAGCTGTTCAAGATGCCTATGAACAAGGATTGGTATCGCGCGAAAAAATATTAGAAAAGAGTGCAATGTTTATAGATGAAGTTGGAAACGAAATAAAGCTTTCAGAAGAAATAGACGATGTATACATAATGGTGATCACAACTGAAAATTATCCAGCTTTAGCACATCAAACTCAGGTGATGTTAGAAAAAAACAAGAAAATCCATTTCCAATAGTATTAACAATTTTTGATTTAGAATTGCTTACTTTTTATTTAAATGACCCATATGATTTTCTTTATTATATAAGACAAAGAACTTCATTAGCTGAATATTTCAGAGCTGATGAAGAGATGGTATATCTTGGTTATCATTTAGATAAAAAATTATGGAAGGATCCAAGATATGATATGGTTATTATTAATAATGATTTTGGCCAAATTATTGATAGAAATTATTATCCACTAAAAGTGTATTTGTCAAGTGAAAAATGGACCTTTTTATAATTAAATTTTACCCCCCTTAAAGATGACATTAGTGTAAATAATTAACATTAACATGTTCCTTTCACATAGGGAAAAAACTTTTTCAAGAATCCAGTTGACAACAAGCCTCCCCTCTATGATTAGCCAGCCGATGCGGCCAGCCCCCACCCCCTCGAAGTATGGCTATGAAGTTCGAGCATAGAGGGAGATGGGCGGCTGGCGCCTTAACAGGCTATCATACAGGCACGGCAAATTCATGAAGGAACATTTAGCCAATGAATAAATTACCTGTAAAAAAGCAAATCCTTTTATAGTAAGATATTGACTAGAGATATAAATTAGATTGGGGATATCGATGGTCAATAAAAAATATAAAGGGAGCTTTTTTAAACATTTTATGATAATATTTGATCCAAGACAGACAGGTAAAGTTTGGCATAAATTGATTGATGTATTATTTATAGCAGTAGTTGCATCGGTTTGCGGGTTTAACGAATGGGAGGAGATGGAAGTCTGGGCTAAGAAAAAAGAAGAGTGGCTAAGGAAATATCTCGAACTTCCAAATGGCATTCCATCATATAGTACCATACGAAGAGTCTTTGATTTTATAGACCCAAAGCAATTTGAAAAATGCTTTGCAACGTGGATGAAAGAAGTTACTGAAATTAGCAAAGGTACTATAGTTGCAATCGATGGGAAGACAATGTGTGGAACAGCAGACAAAGCAGCTGATAAGAAAGGTATTCATATTGTTAATGCCTGGTGCAGCGCAAATAAAATGATACTTGGACAGGTAAAAACAGATGATAAGAGTAATGAGATTACAGCGGTGCCGGAGCTTTTAGACATGCTTTTTATAAAGGGATGCATAGTAACTGTAGATGCAATGAATACTCAAAAAGATACTGTGAAAAAAATTGTAAAAGAAAACAAGGCAGATTATGTTGTAGCCCTTAAAGGAAATCATCCCATATTATATGGAGAAGTACAGGAATATTTTTTAGATGAAGAAAAGAATGGATTTAAGAATGAGAAAATAGAAAGTTATAGGACTTTTGAGAAGGGGCATGGCAGAATTGAGGAAAGAATATATTACTACTCTACCGATATAAAATGGATGGATGCAAAAGAAGAATGGGAAAAGATGAATGGTATTGGAATGGTTATCAGGAGAACTGAAGAGAAGGGAAATAAAACAGAGGAAAGAGCTTTTCATTTTGGGAGCGTAAACTCTGTAATAGAATATGCAAAAGCAGTAAGGCAGCACTGGGGAATTGAGAGTATGCATTGGTCTCTTGATGTAACCTTTAGTGAAGACGCTTGCAAAACCAGAAAAGGAAAAGCGCCTGAAAACCTTGCGATGCTCAAAAGACTTTCATTAAATATGGTAAGGAAAGATGAAACAAGATATCCGAAAAAAAGTTTAAAAATAAGAAAAGTACATTCGTTATTAGATGAAGAGTATCTAGATTATATATTAAAAATAAACTTTGGTTGAACCATGAACCATCAATAATTTGACTTGTGATAGGGGTAGGCCTGAGGTCTACCCAAAGTATGATAAATGGGTAGATGTGCGGCTTGCCCCTATCACATGCAAGTAAGATTAATGCGCTTTAAAAGCATACTCAGTATACACTGGATATCTCCGGAAAGGAACATCTGGTTGATAGAGTATACCCTTTTTTAGATAGCATTGATCGAATCCCCGGACGCTTCTTTTTCCTGTTCATTGTAAACTGGGGAACACATTAAAAATACGGCTCATCTTATAAAAATGAATGCTGAAATGGCATTTTTAAAAAAACTTGTAAAAAGGTTTTGGTAGGAAATGGGTTCATGAATTTACCGTGTGCAGCAAAGAATCTTCTCTTGTGCCGACTCAACATACACAATATTAGATTTATGAAAAAAGAAATAGATATCATCAAAAAAATTCACCTAAAAGTGATGATGACCCTTTAGATGTTAAATCTCTTAAAGATATTGCGTTATTAGCCGAGTTTACCAGCTTAAGTAAACTCGGCTTTTTTTGTATTATGAATACCACGGGCTATGCCTGTGGTTCTAAAAAGCTTATAGCTATGAGTAGAAAAAATTTTCCTCCTTTGATAGAATAGATGATGGTCTGCCAACCACAACTAAATCAAAGGAGGAAAACAGTATGGATAATGAAAGTTTATCACATACCAAATGGAATTGCAAATATCATATTGTATTTGGGGTGCATAAATTATATATGACCCATTATCTGAAAAATTACCGTCTAGTTTACAGTAGAAGATACTTTTTCACATATGTGATAAATCTTCCAGTAAAAATGGGTATAGTTACCCGATTGTTATATACATTTTTTTACATGGATATTATTTCATACTATTCGTTCACTACTTTTACAACGTCATCCCATTTGTGACTTTCATACTTTGCACGTAATGCAGCTATATACTGTCCACCATTGATACTCCAACGCATTCCCGCCTGTTTCATCCTTTGTCCAATCACCATTTTGTTACCACTTTCTATCGCTCCGCTGCCTATATAATAGCCTTTTTCTTTAAAAGTTTTATAGCGTATTCGCTCTCGGTTGTTTTCCATATATGTTGGAAGATTTACTACATTGTCTGGTAACTTTTTAATCTTAACCTTGTTTACAATTTTAATTGCTTCTTCAATTTCATCATTGTTTACTCTATCCATTAC contains these protein-coding regions:
- a CDS encoding helix-turn-helix domain-containing protein yields the protein MIKLITCNIRILMAKHKIDDIQELINRSGLSRNAINRLYKGTDAEIEATSLKTLITLCKVFNCKLSDLLEYTPDSPEE
- a CDS encoding DUF739 family protein, translated to MFVIFNHEKLEQRINAMYGSKEAFGKLMGMTKQRINSRLKSATDFTQSEIEKAAELLNIQPEEIPVYFFDVEYEGA
- a CDS encoding helix-turn-helix domain-containing protein gives rise to the protein MEIKIDEKQIADAIINDLKRHNLIGEKQDVTVIYNAESYDVLYTVSEVAELIKTNTKYVYDIIKAGLLPGLKLGSMKVTRSALLEFLNKYQGYDLTDPFNIKPIEQFNDEK
- a CDS encoding NERD domain-containing protein — translated: MEETEKVIEKIKDLVNQKGYVYALCMIILEDFHINPEKLHEIDTRGRLSVKEASLLLGFLIQDEIDFSIPETPQDLINLKQKTYKLMEELHESFMAPFIEKLENSIKKENKIDDFRVDQKNFFGTGDMLIEPIFYSGTGVYDFQYMEFFERKYKYDIEWLACKKEFDINQAQHIVFKIKSILQEKSQKVHLYDLKERMPAMFKSIKEKNSQRGFIKHIKDILPMMELYQYVELFFEYAKVEEGLSIDKIRKYGWKSFYKSLIELFIVKKSDFDSSINVESFFNYFSITPQKGSNSQFKTIGNYNLINSHPIIKLDDDRYFIPITFLLFEAVYESPFYWMMGDKEYRDQAGKNRGTFGEEITYDFLSKVFGTSRTFKSVKVITKKGQTYTDIDVLCILGSKALCVQVKSKKLTELSRTGDDKALNNDFKGAVQDAYEQGLVSREKILEKSAMFIDEVGNEIKLSEEIDDVYIMVITTENYPALAHQTQVMLEKNKKIHFQ
- a CDS encoding ISAs1 family transposase — translated: MIIFDPRQTGKVWHKLIDVLFIAVVASVCGFNEWEEMEVWAKKKEEWLRKYLELPNGIPSYSTIRRVFDFIDPKQFEKCFATWMKEVTEISKGTIVAIDGKTMCGTADKAADKKGIHIVNAWCSANKMILGQVKTDDKSNEITAVPELLDMLFIKGCIVTVDAMNTQKDTVKKIVKENKADYVVALKGNHPILYGEVQEYFLDEEKNGFKNEKIESYRTFEKGHGRIEERIYYYSTDIKWMDAKEEWEKMNGIGMVIRRTEEKGNKTEERAFHFGSVNSVIEYAKAVRQHWGIESMHWSLDVTFSEDACKTRKGKAPENLAMLKRLSLNMVRKDETRYPKKSLKIRKVHSLLDEEYLDYILKINFG